One Chryseobacterium indoltheticum DNA segment encodes these proteins:
- a CDS encoding YkgJ family cysteine cluster protein: protein MNLELYKTQALQKQKEHKKFLEGLKKKPPKNLDYIVQGTHDEVFEKVDCLQCANCCKTTGPLYTEKDIERISKHLKMKQADFEAKFLRVDEDNDKVLQNLPCFFLNQDNTCSIYEVRPKACREYPHTDRKKIYQINNLMIKNTVICPAAFEFVEGMMKNVNK from the coding sequence ATGAATTTAGAATTATACAAAACACAGGCTTTACAAAAGCAGAAAGAGCATAAAAAATTCTTGGAAGGTTTAAAAAAGAAACCTCCTAAAAATCTTGATTATATTGTGCAGGGAACTCACGACGAGGTTTTTGAAAAGGTAGACTGCCTTCAATGTGCCAATTGTTGTAAAACCACCGGGCCGCTTTATACCGAAAAAGATATCGAACGCATTTCAAAACATCTGAAAATGAAACAAGCTGATTTTGAAGCTAAATTTCTTCGTGTAGATGAAGATAACGATAAAGTTCTACAAAATCTTCCGTGTTTTTTTCTGAATCAGGACAATACTTGTTCGATCTATGAAGTTCGGCCGAAAGCATGTAGAGAATATCCCCATACAGACCGAAAAAAGATTTATCAGATTAATAATTTAATGATCAAAAACACAGTGATTTGTCCGGCTGCATTTGAGTTTGTGGAAGGTATGATGAAAAATGTAAATAAATAA
- a CDS encoding group III truncated hemoglobin: MKKLESREDIELLVNSFYNKVVKDETIGFFFKDVIKVDWDKHLPKMYSFWESILFGQMSYKGNPMAVHFPINQMEAMEKKHFEKWLALWKQTIEENFTGQNASMAITKSENIANLMAYKMEMARKL; this comes from the coding sequence ATGAAAAAGTTAGAATCAAGAGAAGATATAGAATTATTGGTGAATTCATTTTACAACAAAGTGGTAAAGGATGAGACGATTGGTTTCTTCTTTAAAGACGTTATAAAAGTAGATTGGGATAAGCATTTGCCAAAAATGTATTCGTTCTGGGAAAGTATTCTTTTTGGACAGATGAGCTATAAAGGAAATCCCATGGCGGTGCATTTCCCTATCAACCAAATGGAAGCGATGGAGAAAAAGCATTTTGAAAAATGGCTTGCATTGTGGAAACAGACGATTGAGGAAAATTTCACAGGTCAAAATGCTTCTATGGCAATCACAAAGTCTGAAAATATAGCCAATTTAATGGCTTATAAAATGGAAATGGCCAGAAAACTTTAG
- a CDS encoding iron chaperone encodes MKNTFKNFEEYFLLFPEETQQKLENLREFIHSLHYDLDEYIGYQMPAFSYKEKPLIYFAAYKNHIGFYPLPEAIKHFENDFEERKYKFSKGAVQFPIKEDLPLDLIKTMIEFRMVEIDQKKS; translated from the coding sequence ATGAAAAACACATTTAAAAATTTTGAAGAATATTTTCTTCTTTTCCCTGAAGAGACTCAGCAAAAACTTGAAAACCTGCGAGAATTTATACATTCTCTGCACTATGATCTTGATGAATATATCGGCTATCAAATGCCTGCATTCAGCTACAAAGAGAAACCGTTAATCTATTTTGCCGCGTATAAAAATCATATCGGTTTTTATCCTCTTCCTGAAGCCATTAAACATTTTGAAAATGACTTCGAAGAAAGGAAATATAAGTTTTCGAAAGGAGCGGTTCAGTTTCCTATAAAAGAAGATTTGCCGTTAGATTTAATTAAAACAATGATTGAATTCAGAATGGTGGAAATTGATCAGAAAAAATCCTGA
- a CDS encoding ion channel, whose product MAKGFRKKIRQENTENSGFGSLASGRFINKDGLPNVRRRGINVFNRLSWYHTMLNLSSFRFITYLVVMYILINLVFAFIYYLIGVEHLTGIDKSNPLDEFIDVFFFSSQTFTTVGYGRIAPVGFMASLVATFEAFLGLLTFAIATGLFYGRFSRPRAYLRFSDIAVIAPFQDVTALMFRLAPYKNNALTDADVTLSTAIEINEEGKVKSNFYRLETQLSKINTLALNWTIVHKIDENSPFFGFAADDFKNTNIEIIVHVRAFDEVFSNTVVQRSSYVSREIIYGAKFISMYYPDKEKDSTVLDLDKINEYQKVELKTSDAQRS is encoded by the coding sequence ATGGCAAAAGGTTTCAGGAAAAAAATTCGTCAGGAAAACACTGAAAACAGTGGCTTCGGAAGTCTTGCTTCGGGAAGATTCATCAATAAAGACGGGCTTCCGAATGTGAGAAGAAGAGGCATCAATGTCTTCAACAGGCTGAGTTGGTATCATACGATGCTTAATTTGTCGTCGTTTCGGTTTATTACGTATCTGGTAGTGATGTATATTCTTATCAATTTGGTTTTTGCATTTATTTATTACCTGATCGGTGTAGAGCATCTTACAGGAATCGATAAAAGTAACCCTTTAGACGAGTTTATTGATGTGTTTTTCTTCAGTTCGCAAACCTTTACGACGGTTGGCTATGGAAGAATTGCTCCTGTTGGTTTTATGGCGAGTTTAGTTGCCACCTTTGAGGCATTTTTAGGATTGCTTACCTTTGCCATTGCAACAGGATTATTTTACGGTAGATTTTCGAGACCCAGAGCTTATCTCAGATTTTCAGATATTGCTGTAATTGCTCCTTTTCAGGATGTTACAGCGTTGATGTTCAGGCTGGCTCCTTATAAGAATAATGCTTTGACAGATGCGGATGTTACACTTTCGACAGCGATTGAGATCAATGAAGAAGGAAAGGTGAAAAGTAATTTTTACCGATTGGAAACCCAATTAAGTAAAATAAACACGTTGGCTTTGAACTGGACAATAGTTCATAAAATTGATGAGAATTCTCCATTTTTCGGGTTTGCTGCAGATGATTTTAAAAATACGAATATTGAAATAATAGTTCATGTAAGAGCGTTTGATGAAGTGTTTTCAAACACTGTTGTTCAGAGGTCGTCGTATGTTTCTCGTGAAATTATTTACGGGGCAAAATTTATTTCAATGTATTATCCTGATAAAGAGAAAGATTCAACAGTGTTGGATCTTGACAAAATTAATGAATATCAGAAAGTTGAGCTTAAGACTTCTGATGCGCAAAGATCATAA